The following proteins come from a genomic window of Geminicoccaceae bacterium SCSIO 64248:
- the speB gene encoding agmatinase encodes MADFNQPLGGNTMPRFAGIPTMMRLPAAPDATGLDACFVGVPLDIGASNRSGTRFGPRQIRAESVMIRPYNMATRAAPFESLQVADIGDVAINPYDLKKSVGIITAAYDALLATGCKPLTLGGDHTLTLPILRAIAKRHGPVGLVHVDAHADINEHMFGEAIAHGTPFRRAVEEGLLDCGRVVQIGLRGSGYAAEDFDWPRQQGFRVVPAEDCWYRSLAPLMAEVRTQMGDGPVYLTYDIDSLDPGIAPGTGTPEIGGLSTQQALEIIRGCRGLNLVGGDLVEVSPPYDTTGTTAITGANLLFEMLCVLPGVRYKA; translated from the coding sequence ATGGCGGACTTCAACCAGCCGCTTGGCGGCAACACCATGCCGCGCTTCGCCGGCATACCGACCATGATGCGCCTGCCCGCGGCGCCGGACGCGACGGGGCTGGATGCCTGCTTCGTCGGCGTCCCCCTCGACATCGGCGCCTCCAACCGGAGCGGGACGCGCTTCGGCCCCCGCCAGATCCGCGCCGAGTCGGTCATGATCCGGCCCTACAACATGGCGACCCGCGCGGCTCCGTTCGAGAGCCTGCAGGTGGCCGATATCGGCGACGTCGCGATCAATCCCTACGATCTGAAGAAGTCGGTCGGCATCATCACGGCCGCCTACGACGCCCTCCTGGCGACCGGCTGCAAGCCGCTCACCCTGGGCGGCGACCATACCCTGACCCTGCCGATCCTGCGTGCGATCGCGAAGCGCCACGGCCCCGTCGGGCTGGTGCATGTCGACGCCCATGCCGACATCAACGAGCACATGTTCGGCGAGGCGATCGCGCACGGCACACCCTTCCGCCGCGCGGTCGAGGAAGGCCTGCTCGACTGCGGGCGCGTCGTCCAGATCGGCCTGCGCGGGTCGGGCTACGCCGCCGAGGACTTCGACTGGCCGCGTCAGCAGGGTTTCCGCGTCGTCCCGGCCGAGGACTGCTGGTACCGCTCGCTGGCACCGCTGATGGCGGAGGTGCGGACGCAGATGGGCGATGGCCCGGTCTATCTGACCTACGACATCGACAGCCTGGATCCGGGGATAGCGCCGGGCACCGGCACGCCCGAGATCGGTGGCCTGTCGACCCAGCAGGCGCTCGAGATCATCCGCGGCTGCCGCGGACTGAACCTCGTCGGCGGCGATCTGGTCGAGGTCAGCCCGCCCTACGACACGACCGGCACGACCGCGATCACCGGCGCGAACCTCCTGTTCGAGATGCTCTGCGTCCTGCCGGGCGTACGGTACAAGGCCTGA